From a region of the Zingiber officinale cultivar Zhangliang chromosome 10B, Zo_v1.1, whole genome shotgun sequence genome:
- the LOC122029430 gene encoding uncharacterized protein LOC122029430, which yields MAEFRHREADLEFRCGLEELVRGHFDGCMGTGLSSSCSAGGGEEEEEGNTIEAEQLAARRRRRSDLDGDDLAESSSAARRHSRVFSRWVARQAEEMITTMERRNRESELMALAGRHPVSMLDPSFLRESRRSPSAVTAVERPVVSRASSMLQMWRELEDVTAAARAERRSTAAVSALRDRLPLEGRNELDGSSVTASESEYTGYAQWAHGHTDSSSRRGPVDEDDRGSSREQSPDLDDAVRERVRQIVRGWMTESEIAESASRIARSNETPRAHGLGELERERVRLVREWVQMTSQQPRETRASRREERQRERNESVTDGHPELVRRELLGLRGRQARLELITRMASERQNELQALSEHHAVSGFAHRNRIQVLLRGRFLRNGVMTDDQERSPSIAERELGQLRQHHHVSGLREGIYFQLENSVHDEATSQPYSSANESFSVTDQFLASTGTYLSSINTEEATQSSEDSNINQTVEREEMLGLESNHHVETHDIQETPADVAEQQEDTGHDRVGWESNDVVTIVDWPEETRGTLEDMDFNANWQENMDQDWPLETTGYDIGEDSPLHEAHEEWHEDEPPNTAENWQDEQEDPATNRRSSPIRRVNRFIPPDDERVYSMELRELLSRRSVSNLLHSGFRESLDQLIQSYVQRQGTTPFDWDIGRPLPIITPEEDGAERRDGQTRATMRSNVFPPPRLPSRPPLWHSRTHMNNWVRRNMHRSEIEWDAFSDLKAEIVRMQQGMNNMQRMLEACMEMQVELQRAVRQEVSAALNRSYGKGCSEEALIDGFKWNQVGKGICCVCCNNHIDSLLYRCGHMCTCSMCAHELVKAGSKCPLCRAPIVEVIRAYSIN from the exons ATGGCGGAGTTCCGACACAGGGAGGCCGATCTGGAGTTCCGGTGCGGACTCGAAGAGCTCGTGCGCGGCCACTTCGACGGTTGCATGGGCACCGGGCTCTCCTCCTCCTGCTCGGCGGGGGgcggcgaggaggaggaggagggaaatACGATCGAGGCCGAGCAGCTCGCTGCCCGAAGGCGCCGCAGGTCCGATCTTGACGGCGACGACCTCGCTGAGTCCTCGTCCGCGGCGCGCCGACACTCGAGAGTGTTCAGCCGGTGGGTCGCGCGCCAGGCTGAGGAAATGATTACCACCATGGAGCGGCGGAACCGCGAGTCTGAGCTGATGGCGCTGGCAGGTCGCCACCCTGTGTCCATGCTCGATCCTTCCTTTCTCAGGGAGTCCCGTAGGTCGCCGTCGGCTGTCACCGCGGTGGAACGTCCGGTTGTTTCTCGTGCGTCGTCGATGCTGCAGATGTGGCGGGAGCTCGAGGACGTGACGGCTGCTGCGAGGGCGGAGCGTAGGAGCACCGCGGCAGTGTCTGCACTTCGTGATCGGCTTCCTTTGGAAGGCCGGAATGAGCTGGATGGCAGCTCGGTTACAGCAAGCGAGAGTGAGTATACTGGATACGCACAGTGGGCTCACGGACATACAGACTCCTCTTCTAGACGGGGTCCAGTGGATGAGGATGATCGGGGATCAAGTCGGGAACAATCTCCTGACCTTGATGACGCGGTAAGGGAGAGGGTGCGACAGATAGTACGTGGTTGGATGACGGAGAGTGAGATTGCAGAATCAGCATCTAGGATTGCCCGCAGTAATGAGACGCCGAGGGCGCATGGGCTAGGGGAACTTGAAAGGGAGAGAGTGAGATTGGTGAGAGAGTGGGTGCAGATGACGAGTCAGCAACCGAGAGAAACCCGTGCTAGTCGGAGGGAGGAAAGGCAGAGGGAAAGAAATGAGTCTGTAACTGATGGCCATCCTGAGCTTGTGAGAAGGGAGTTGCTGGGGTTGCGGGGCAGACAAGCTCGACTTGAGTTGATCACGAGGATGGCATCGGAAAGGCAGAATGAGCTCCAGGCATTATCAGAGCATCATGCAGTTTCAGGGTTTGCTCACCGCAATCGCATTCAA GTATTGCTGAGGGGACGATTTTTAAGAAATGGTGTAATGACAGATGACCAAGAGAGGTCACCATCAATTGCAGAAAGAGAATTAGGTCAGTTGAGGCAACATCATCATGTCTCTGGTCTAAG AGAGGGTATTTACTTTCAATTAGAGAATTCTGTTCATGATGAAGCAACAAGCCAGCCTTATTCTTCAGCCAATGAAAGCTTTTCTGTGACAGATCAATTTCTAGCCAGTACTGGAACATATTTATCTAGCATCAATACTGAGGAGGCGACTCAATCTAGTGAGGATAGTAACATTAACCAAACAGTAGAGAGAGAAGAGATGCTTGGGTTGGAGAGTAATCATCATGTTGAAACTCATGATATTCAGGAAACTCCTGCTGATGTAGCTGAGCAACAAGAAGATACTGGTCATGATAGAGTTGGCTGGGAATCAAATGATGTTGTTACTATAGTTGATTGGCCTGAAGAAACCAGGGGAACCCTTGAGGATATGGATTTCAATGCAAACTGGCAGGAAAACATGGATCAGGATTGGCCATTGGAAACCACTGGGTATGATATTGGAGAAGACAGTCCTCTACATGAAGCTCATGAAGAATGGCATGAGGATGAACCTCCTAATACTGCCGAAAACTGGCAGGATGAACAGGAAGATCCTGCAACAAATCGAAGGTCTAGTCCTATTAGAAGAGTCAACAGATTTATCCCTCCTGATGATGAACGTGTATACAGTATGGAGCTTAGGGAACTCCTTAGTAG GAGGAGTGTTTCTAACCTTCTTCATAGTGGATTTCGTGAAAGTTTAGACCAATTAATACAATCCTATGTTCAACGACAAGGCACAACTCCATTTGATTGGGATATAGGCAGGCCATTGCCTATCATTACACCAGAAGAAGATGGGGCTGAGAGAAGAGATGGTCAAACTCGGGCTACTATGAGGTCTAATGTGTTTCCACCGCCACGTTTGCCATCAAGACCACCACTTTGGCACTCCAGGACTCATATGAACAATTGGGTTAGGCGAAACATGCATCGCTCAGAAATT GAATGGGATGCTTTCAGTGACTTGAAGGCAGAAATTGTTAGGATGCAACAGGGAATGAATAATATGCAAAGAATGCTGGAAGCTTGCATGGAAATGCAAGTGGAGTTACAACGTGCAGTTAGACAGGAAGTCTCTGCAGCTTTGAATCGGTCTTATGGCAAAG